The proteins below are encoded in one region of Ferruginibacter lapsinanis:
- a CDS encoding T9SS type A sorting domain-containing protein: protein MMIRNLLLVVLILIFFITPHDTHAEGRGSSAGNPLFGAAAQEGIIALYGYAQAGEKIDFRIERTRSAGISTDGSWTIKIFSPLGLVDKFLLNSSIIGTTCTMPKITITSTTAGIWTLLAIPTSNANNDAVSFDLTVYTSANSPLTGRVYTYSLHGLDQSSPLEANFTLYFLNPDGYQYSGLYKGLNGLNYTIVSDNFGVRTSGNSCISSYKSVSYSGKWSNLGPDSAVCGARNKIFFNAFNAALPASSVRFNTTTGIGQITEALIFTPLTPTLSAATFVRTGSCIQQGNVYFSTNNFYGSVYVAFDVNGNGIFTDSADRTDTVFSTGANSIYFNGLDRYGKIIPISQAINIKVSIDKVGETHFVMSDIEIFGGIEVTRLNGPGSPNKTIYWDDTNLLSASNCSLTSIVDGRAGVNSTGGVHGWNQCGTASPPSSGGSTNNATPNLGAWGNQRLIDNWTYLLPTGVTYTTNVPAIHLPDFGDLPTGWPIAAANTKGQDTNGDCVIDNNDVGNTTSVWAGAGVDFESAPKNSAINATSDNYDDGMSFPPGSVNRGSKYTYIPNINSNASNKTIYYALWFDWNNNGNFSDDVDCYGNPAFYTGNGNTPVAGGITSIPVSVCVPTDAIEPGGVSVGDYKVRLIVSDSAISFSQYNYFFSNGEVEDYQLPLVILPVTFGAISTKEKNCTTVLSFETIYEQRNSSFEIERSNDGYIWRSIEKITTSSNSNTVKKYQYTDVNILDEPTFYRIKQTAINGNIQYSKTVSITPTCKEHISNITSYPNPVNDKLIITTSGNLQNAVIILTNSIGQTVLYQKNNINVYTKIETSKLLRGLYKIRVIQNGKIIYQNKFIKL, encoded by the coding sequence ATGATGATAAGAAATTTACTACTCGTAGTTTTAATTTTGATCTTTTTTATTACTCCTCATGATACACATGCAGAAGGCAGGGGCAGTAGTGCCGGTAATCCGCTATTTGGAGCTGCAGCTCAGGAGGGTATTATTGCATTATATGGGTATGCACAAGCCGGAGAGAAAATCGACTTCAGAATTGAAAGAACAAGATCTGCCGGTATCTCTACAGATGGTTCGTGGACGATAAAGATCTTTTCTCCTTTAGGACTTGTTGATAAATTTTTATTGAATAGTTCTATCATCGGCACCACTTGCACTATGCCCAAAATTACGATTACCAGCACAACTGCCGGCATATGGACACTCCTAGCCATCCCCACTTCTAATGCCAATAATGATGCGGTAAGTTTTGATCTGACTGTATACACTTCTGCTAATTCTCCTTTAACGGGAAGAGTATACACATACAGTTTACATGGCTTAGATCAAAGTTCTCCGTTGGAAGCGAATTTTACATTGTATTTTCTCAATCCGGATGGATACCAATACTCCGGACTTTATAAAGGATTGAACGGATTAAACTACACCATTGTTTCAGATAATTTTGGTGTACGAACTTCAGGCAACTCCTGTATTTCCAGTTACAAAAGTGTATCCTACTCCGGCAAATGGAGTAATCTCGGTCCCGACTCCGCAGTCTGCGGAGCAAGAAACAAAATATTTTTTAACGCATTCAATGCAGCACTTCCTGCATCATCTGTAAGATTTAATACGACTACCGGAATAGGGCAAATAACAGAGGCATTAATATTTACACCACTTACACCAACACTCTCAGCTGCTACTTTTGTCAGAACTGGAAGTTGTATTCAACAAGGAAATGTATATTTCTCCACCAATAATTTCTACGGAAGTGTATATGTTGCTTTTGATGTTAATGGCAACGGTATTTTTACAGATTCGGCAGACAGAACTGATACGGTTTTCAGCACAGGTGCCAATAGTATTTATTTCAACGGCCTGGATAGATATGGAAAAATAATCCCCATTTCACAAGCGATCAATATTAAAGTAAGTATTGATAAAGTTGGTGAAACACATTTTGTGATGAGCGATATTGAAATATTTGGAGGTATTGAGGTAACAAGATTAAATGGACCAGGGTCTCCTAATAAAACTATTTATTGGGATGATACCAATCTGTTGTCGGCATCCAACTGCTCGTTAACAAGTATTGTTGATGGTCGGGCCGGCGTAAACAGTACAGGCGGGGTACATGGCTGGAATCAATGTGGCACAGCGTCCCCACCCAGTTCAGGAGGGAGTACCAATAATGCAACGCCAAATTTAGGAGCCTGGGGTAATCAACGCTTAATTGACAACTGGACCTACCTTCTTCCAACGGGAGTTACGTATACCACTAATGTGCCAGCCATTCATCTTCCTGATTTTGGCGACCTCCCAACCGGTTGGCCTATTGCTGCCGCTAATACAAAAGGCCAGGACACAAATGGCGACTGCGTAATTGACAATAATGACGTGGGTAATACAACATCCGTTTGGGCCGGCGCAGGAGTAGATTTTGAAAGCGCACCAAAAAACAGCGCTATCAATGCAACGAGTGACAATTACGATGACGGCATGTCATTCCCTCCAGGATCAGTTAATCGTGGCAGTAAGTACACTTACATACCAAACATCAATAGCAATGCATCCAATAAAACAATATATTATGCGCTTTGGTTTGACTGGAATAATAATGGGAATTTTTCAGATGATGTAGACTGCTATGGAAATCCTGCTTTTTATACTGGTAATGGTAATACTCCTGTTGCAGGAGGAATAACATCAATTCCTGTTAGTGTTTGCGTACCTACTGACGCTATAGAACCGGGAGGTGTATCGGTAGGTGATTATAAAGTAAGATTGATCGTAAGCGATTCTGCCATATCTTTTTCACAATACAATTATTTCTTTAGTAATGGAGAAGTTGAAGACTATCAATTGCCGTTGGTTATTTTGCCCGTTACTTTCGGGGCAATTAGTACGAAAGAAAAAAATTGTACAACAGTTCTAAGTTTTGAAACAATTTATGAACAAAGAAATAGCTCTTTCGAAATCGAACGAAGTAACGACGGATACATCTGGAGGAGTATTGAAAAAATCACCACTTCATCCAACAGCAATACAGTTAAAAAATATCAATATACAGATGTAAATATTTTAGATGAACCAACTTTTTATCGCATTAAACAAACAGCCATCAACGGCAACATACAATATTCAAAAACTGTTAGTATAACACCAACCTGTAAAGAACACATATCCAATATCACGAGTTATCCAAATCCGGTAAATGACAAGCTTATAATAACCACTTCGGGTAATTTACAAAATGCTGTGATAATACTAACAAATAGTATCGGACAAACTGTTTTATATCAGAAAAATAACATTAATGTATACACGAAAATAGAAACATCAAAACTTCTAAGAGGACTATACAAAATACGTGTGATACAAAATGGCAAAATAATATATCAGAACAAATTCATTAAACTATAA